Below is a window of Verrucomicrobiota bacterium DNA.
CGGGGCAACCATGATGTTCTGCCGCTTTAGGTTCTGTCCCACAAGTTGGAGAGGTGGAACGCCGGGGAGGCCCTCTCCGTGACCCTGGAGGAAGTAGGCTTTCTTGTTTGATGCGGGTTCGATCAGGGCAATCAGCGCAGAGGTGAGAATCTGCTCTCCACGAAAGGCTACCAATCGGGGGCGGTCTCCGTACTGGGTCGGAGCTGTGTCGTATTCCCCCATCTCCGGCGCGGGAATGATGGTCGAGCGCCCATTGTATTCCACGATGATGACATTCTCTCCGCCGGAGAACTTGTAGCGGGCTTGTAGTTCGTGAGCGCGCGCAGGGTTTCTCAGTGGATCGATACGCTCGACGGTGAGGTCACGATAGTGGTGCGCGTAGAACTGGAATTCCCGCAGGAGCGCCGTGATGTCGCCATAGAGTTCGGCGCCGGGGGAGGCGGAGCTAGGTGAGAAATAGATAATGACCCGCACCGGTGCTTTCAGGAACCACATTATCTCCTTGGACTGACTGGAGAGCTCGTACTTGTGGGATCGACTGAAATCGTAGCGGCGGTAGTGGTTGAGCGACCATCCGACGATGCTGCCTGCCGCGATCAGCGCCGCGGCGATCTGCAGCATGACACGGAGGCGGATACTGCGCAGGTGGGAGGGCTTTCTGTCTTGGGATGCCATGATGCGAGGGGCGAAAAGAATAGGGGATCAGGAGCGCCAGCGGCGGGCTTGGAAGCTCTGGAGTGTCAGGAAGAGAAAGAGCCCTGTCATCACGAGGTACCAGACCACCGGCCTTGTGTCGAAGATCCCGCGGGAGAACTGGGTCATCTGATCGATCGGGGAGAAGGTGATCGTGATCCCTTGCATCATCGTATCGACATGGCCCACTAGGAAGGAGAGGAGTCCTGTCAGGAAAAAGAGTGCGATCACGGCGAAGGTGATCACCGCTGCGGTGATCTGGTGGCGCGTGAGCGAGGAACAGAAGCAGCCGAGTGAGAGATAGAACATCCCCATGAGGAGAAGCAACAGATAGGAACCGACAAAGGCACCAATGGCACCAGCCGACGTGAGATGGGTCTGCCACCAGAAGATCAGAAAGTAGAGACCCGTCGGCATCCAGAGGAACGCGTAGAGAAAGAGGACGCCCAAGAACTTGGCGAGCACCACCTGAGTGTCACGCACTGGAGCCGTCATGAGAGGTTCGATGGTGCCGCTGCGGTATTCCTCCGAGTAGAGGCGCATCGTGAGTAGCGGAAAAAGCAGCAGGAAGGAGAACCAGAAAAAGACCGTATTGAAGAAGGACTCCACCACGGTCACTTCCGTTGGTCCGTGATTCAGGACGGAGACACCGGCGTAGAAATTGAAGCCCGTGACCAATAGCAGGAAAAAGAGGATCACCCAGGCCATGGGTGTCTGGAAGGCCGAGGCGACCTCCCGTTTCCAGAGGATCCAAAAAATTCTCATAGCTTGGCAGGCTCCTTGGTTGACGTCTTCCTCTCCGGCGTGCCGGGGATTCGGTCGACGAACGAAGTAAAGATCTCTTCGAGGGATGATTCGTGCGCCGAGAGTTCCCTGAGCTTCCAGCCTCTACGCACAGCCTCCTCGAAGAGTGCGGGGCGCGGGTCCCCAGAGGAGGATGAAGATAAAGATGGGATAATCTCGTAACGGGTCCAACTAGAGGTGGAGTTGGTGGAGGATGGGATGCCTTCTGCAAGGGATGCCGAGGCGACTTCTTCCAGGGATTGCAGGATCGCGAGCACGGCCTCCGAGTTGGCCCGATCGGCGGTCTGGATTTCCATTCTCACCGAGCCCGAGAGAGCAATGCCGGAGCGTTCCCGTAACTCTGCGGGCGTGCCGGTCGCGACGATATGCCCCTTGTTAATGATAAGGACGCGGGAACAGGTCATCTCCACCTCGCTCAGGATATGGCTGGAAAGCAGGATTGTATGCCGCTTCGCCAGTCCCTTGATGAGTTCCCTGACTTCACGGATCTGACCCGGGTCGAGACCTATGGTCGGTTCGTCGAGGATAAGGATGTCGGGTTCATTCACCAGAGCATCAGCAAGTCCAACGCGCTGGCGGTATCCCTTGGAGAGAGTTCCTATGAGCTGATTGCGAACATGACTGATGGTGCAGAGCTCCAGGGCATCCTCAACCTTTTCGGTGATACGGCGGGAGCGGACTCCTTTTAGGGCGGCTCGGTAGCGGAGGTATTCTCCGACGCGCATCTCGGGATAGAGAGGAACGTTTTCGGGAAGGTAGCCGATCCGGGACCGTGCCTTGAGCGACTGGCTCAGGATATCGAAACCCGCGATCCTCACCTCGCCCGCATCTGCTGGGAGATATCCGCTGAGGATTTTCATCGTCGTGCTCTTGCCGGCGCCGTTAGGCCCCAGGAAGCCGACCACCTCGCCTCGATCGACCGAGAAAGAGAGATCCCGGACGGCATCGGTCGCGCCGTAGCTTTTAGTGAGTCCTTGGACAGAGATCATGCGGAGGCCGGGAAGATAAGAAAACTAACTGCTATGAGCCGGCGGTGCAAGAATGCTCGGGCAGCCGACATTGCCAGCTTGCTCCTCTCCACTTATCTGTTAAAGAATAAGATTTCTGTGTCCTTGCTGGGAAAATCCAGCTTGAGCCACGGATGACACGACTTTTCATACCTTCATGAGCACATCCTTCACGGCCCGCTGGAACGAAGCGGCCATCGATGAAAATTACGAAAAATGGCAACGGGACGCAGCCTCCGTATCGCCTGACTGGGCCTCCTTCTTCGAGGGGTTTGAACTTGGCTACGCGCGCTATCAGAAAACACCTGCTAAGCCAATCGGCGCAGTCGTTCCCACCTCTTCCACGCAGTCCTCCACAGCAACAACGACAGAGTTAGTTGCAGGTGAAACCTCCCTTCAGAGCCGTGTCGAGGCGCTGATCTACACCTACCGGACGCTTGGTCACACGGCCTCGCGTCTCAACCCTCTCGTGGATGAGGTTCCTTACCAGCCACTGCTGGAGCTGAAGGAATTCGGACTCACCGAGGCTGATCTGGATACCACGGTCTGTTCCCGTTCCTTCCGCGACGGAGTTCCGATGAAGTTGCGCGACATCATCGAGGAGATGAAGGCTATCTACTGCGACACCCTCGGTGTGGAGTACATGCACATTCAGAATCCCCGTATCCGCCACTGGATCCGCGAGCGGGTCGAGGCTCGTGCAGGGAAGGCCGACACGGAGACTCCCCACTACAGGATCCTACGCACACTCCACAAGGCGGAGAGCTTCGAGCACTTCATTCACACAACCTATGTCGGGAGCAAGCGCTTCTCGCTCGAGGGTGGCGAGTCGATGATGGTGGCCCTCTCAGAGATCCTCTTCCGGTCCCCAGGGGCCGGTGTGAAGGAGATCGTTCTTGGCATGGCCCACCGCGGCCGCCTGAACATCCTGACGAATTTCCTCAAGAAACCCTTCGAGATCCTCTTCAACGAATTCAGCGATAAGTACGATCCCGATCTCGGCGAGGCCAGCGGCGATGTGAAGTACCACCTCGGTTACCAGACGACGCGCCGCAACGAGCAGGGCCAGGAGGTGGAGGTCTATCTCGCCGCCAACCCCAGTCATCTGGAGGCGGTGAATCCCGTCGTCCTTGGCAAGGCACGCGCACGTCAGCGCATTCTCGATGACACGATCGACCGTCGGAAAGTCGTCCCGATCCTGATTCACGGCGATGCTGCCTTCCCGGGTCAGGGCATCGTCGCAGAGTGCTTCAACCTCTCCCAACTGGAAGGTTACAAAGTGGGAGGCGCGATACACCTGATCGTGAACAATCAGATCGGCTTCACTACGCTTCCGAAGGATTCGCGTTCTTCGCTCTACTGCACCGAGATTGCGAAGACTGTCGAGGCGCCCGTTTTCCATGTCAACGGCGACGACCCGATCGCCGTTGCCGAGGCGGCCCGCATCGCGATCGCCTACCGCCAGGAGTTCGGCCGGGACATCGTTATCGATATCGTCTGCTACCGCCGCTATGGCCACAATGAAGGGGACGAGCCGCTCTTCACCCAGCCTGATCTCTATAAGGTAATCCGTGCCCACAAGCGCCCAAGCGAGGTTTTCCTGGAGCGTGCGAAGCAGCTTGGCACGCTCACCCAGGAGGATTTCGACGCCAGTTGGAAGAAGTCCCAAGGTCATCTGGAGAGAGCCCTTGCCGAGATGAAGAAGGGGATCGTCACCGATGTGAAGGCCAACCAGAAGGCCTTTGTCGGTTCCACCGCTGTCTTCCAGCCCGACTACTCCTTTCAGCCGGTCAAGACAGCCATCAGTGAGAAGACCCTCCGGACGATCGTCGACGGTCTCACGACAGTGCCTGCCGACTTCCGCATCCTTCCGAAAGTCCGCAAGACTATCCTTGAGCGTCGTCGCGAGGTCTTTGAGAAAGGAACCGGCTATGACTGGGGATATGGAGAAGCCCTGGCTTTCGGTTCGCTCATGCTTCAGGGAATACCGATCCGACTCTCCGGACAGGACAGCCGCCGCGGCACCTTCAGCCATCGTCACTCCGTCTTCTATGACGAGGTGAATCGCGAGCGTTACATCCCGCTGCAGCATCTCGCTGGCGACCAGGCCCGTTTCTGTGTCTACAACAGCCCTCTATCCGAGGCGGCCGTGCTCGGTTTCGACTACGGCTACTCCATGGATTATCCGAAGATGCTCTGCATGTGGGAGGCCCAGTTCGGTGATTTCGCCAACGGTGCACAAATCATCATCGATCAGTTCATCGCCTCGGCAGAGACCAAGTGGCTGCGACCCAGCTCACTGGTCATGCTTTTGCCCCATGGCTACGAGGGTCAGGGTCCCGAGCATTCCAGCGCACGCCTTGAGCGCTTCCTTCAGCTCTGCGCCGAGCAGAACATGGAGGTCTGCAACCTCACCACGCCAGCACAGTACTTTCATGCACTGCGCCGCCAGATGCTCCGCGATTTCCGCAAGCCGCTGATCATCATGACGCCGAAGAGCCTCCTGCGTGCCGAAGTGGCCGTCTCCACGACAGAGGATTTCACTAAGGGCTCGTTCCATGAGATCCTTGAGGGACCCAAGCCCGCAGATCCAGCAAAGGTCGAGCGTCTTATCCTCTGCTCCGGTAAGGTCTACTACGACCTTCTGGCGTATAGGGAAAAGAACGGCTGGAGCGACCGTAGTGCTCTCGTCCGGTTTGAGCAGATCTATCCGCTCAACGAAGAGGAGCTCCGCAAGATCACCGCGACCTATCTTGGTGCGGGTGCAAAACCTGAGATCGTCTGGTGTCAGGAAGAGCCCTCGAACATGGGCTCTTGGCATCATTTACTCCCGATCCTGATGAAGTTCTTTGGACGCGCCATCAGCTATGCGGGCCGCGAGGCCAGTGCCAGCACGGCTGTTGGCACAACTGCTGCCCACAAGCATCAGCAAGCCAACCTCATTGCCCAAGCTTTCGGTGAAAAAGTAAGCGGTAAATAACGAACAAATCTCCCAACTCCCAACCATTCCCATCATGAGCGTTGCTGTCATCGTACCTGCCGTCGGCGAATCCATTACTTCCGGAGTTCTCTCCGCCTGGCATAAAAAAGACGGGGATCATGTCGCCGTGGGCGACCTTCTCTTCACACTCGATACCGATAAGGTCTCCTCGGAGGTCACAGCCCTGGAGGCCGGAGTCCTTAAAATTCAAGTCGCCGAAGGAGCCGAGATTCCGATCGGCTCCACGGTCGCCGAGATTGATACGGCCGCGGCCGCACCAAAAAAGGCTGAAGGCGAAAGGCTGAAGGCTGAAGTGGCTGAGAAAAAGCCCGAGACCAAGCCAGTACCTGTGGCCGAAGCACCCAAGGCCGCTCCAGTTCCCACCCCATCACCGATTGCCCATTCCCCATCCCCCGCGCCTAAGGCGCAGCCCGAAGGGCGAGTGACCCGCCGCAAGCTCACCCCTCTCCGTCGGAAAATTGCTCTCCAGTTAGTCAATGCCCAGCAGACCGCCGCTATCCTTACCACCTTCAACGAGGTCGACATGAGCGCAGTCATGAATCTCCGCAAGGACGTCCAGGAGGGCTTCCAGGCCAAGTATGGTGTGAAGCTCGGCTTCATGTCCTTCTTCATCAAGGCTGTGGTGGAGGCCCTTCAGGTAATTCCCCAGATCAATGCCCAACTCGAGGGGGACGAACTCATCGAGAACCACTACTACGACATCGGCGTGGCTGTCGGCACGGAGAAGGGACTCATGGTTCCCGTCCTGCGCGACTGCGAGAAGCTCTCTCTGGCCGGCCTTGAGAAGGAACTTGTAGGCTTCGCCGTGAAAGCCCGCGAGGGAAAGATCGGACTCTCCGACCTCCAAGGTGGCTGCTTCACCATCTCCAACGGCGGCGTCTACGGATCTCTCCTCAGTACTCCGATCCTGAATCCGCCCCAGAGCGGCATCCTTGGCATGCACAAGATCCAGGAGCGTCCCGTCGCCATCAATGGCAAGGTGGAGATCCGTCCGATGATGTATCTTGCTCTCTCCTATGACCACCGGGTCGTCGACGGCAAGGAGGCGGTGACTTTCCTGATTAAAATCAAAGAAGCTCTCGAGAATCCGGTGCGACTCTTTTTGGATTAGTCCTAAAAGAGAGATTGGAATGGGCCTCTCCATTCAAAAGAGGCTTCCTTGGCGACGTCTGAACGCTAGACTTCTCCGATGATTGAACGCTACAGCCGACCCGAGATGCGCTCCATTTGGACGGAGCAACGTAAACTGGAAATCTGGCTCGAGATCGAGACTCTGGCCTGCGAGGGGATGGCCGAGCTCGGGATCGTTCCCAAGGAAGATGCCCAGACTATTCGTGAGAAGGGAACCTTCCGCATCGAGGAGGTACGCGAAATCGAGAAGAGGACGAATCATGACGTGATCGCCTTCCTGGAGGAGGTCGCCGTCCATGTCGGCGAGCCGGCCCGCTGGATCCACCGCGGACTTACCTCTTCCGATTTGCTCGACACGACTCTTGCGGTCCAGATGGTCGAGTCGGCAGACATCCTGCTCAAGGATCTTGAGGAACTCCTCGTGGCCATCGCCGCCCGGGCCAAGGAGCACAAGTTTACCCCGATGATCGGCCGCAGTCATGGCATCCATGCGGAACCAGTGACCTTCGGTCTGAAACTCGGCGTGATGTATGATGAGTTCAGCCGATCCATCGAGCGTCTGAAGGAGACCCGCGATCGCGTCGCCTACGGCATGCTGAGCGGTGCGGTCGGGACCAATGCCCATCTTGATCTGAAGGTCGAGGCCTATGTCTGCGAAAAGCTTGGGCTGAAGCCCGCCAATATCTCGACCCAGATCATCCAGCGCGACCGTCATGCCGAGTTCATGATGACGATTGCCCTGATCGGCTGCTCCATCGACTGCTGGGCCACCGAGTTCCGCCATCTCCAGCGCACCGAGGTGCTCGAAGTGGAGGAGGCCTTTGCCAAGGGCCAGAAGGGGAGCTCCGCCATGCCGCATAAGCGCAATCCCATCACCGGCGAACGTCTCTGCGGACTAGCCCGTGTCCTGCGCGGAAACGCCCAGACCGCCATGGAAAATGTAGCCCTCTGGCACGAGCGCGACATCAGTCATTCCAGCGCCGAACGGATTATTCTGCCCGATTCCTGCACTCTGCTTGACTACATGCTGGTCCTCCTTACCCGTCTCGTGCGCGACCTGACGGTCTATCCGGAGCACATGAAGCGGAACATGGATCTGACTCTCGGACTCTGGGGAAGCCAGGCGGTCCTGCTCGAGCTCACCGACCGAGGCATGGCTCGTAAGAATGCCTATGAGGCTGTCCAGCGCGCCGCCATGAGGACCTGGGCCGAGAAGATTCCTCTCCTCCAGACCCTCAGCGAGGAGAGCGAGGTCATGGAGCACATCGATGCGGCCGAACTCAGTCGGATCTGCTCGCCCGAGCGTCACTTCGCCAACGTGGAGGAGAGGCTTCGTAAGGTCGGCATTCAATAGAAGGCTTGGGATTTTCGCGCATCGCGGCGTTCTGCTGTACTCGCAACGCCGAGTGCTGGGAAGCACGGAGTAGCCTGTACGAAGTACAGCCCCGAAAGGGGCGAGGCCGTCGGGAGACGGCGAGGCAATATAACTACAGCTTGAACGGCACTTTGCTCCCGCAAAGCCGTGTCACCCTTCGGATTTTCCTACAGAAACTTCTCCGCTCCTCTTCCCAGAGGCTTGGTTCGCTTGCAGGCCTTGCGCCGCATCGAAACTTCCAAGCCTTGGGGAAAGATTACTCCGCGGTGAGGAGGCAATGACTTCTCCCGGGAGTTAGAGGCTGCTCGTAGGAAGCTACGGGCGCAGATGGTTACTCCTTAACGAGAGGAACGTCTCCTTGGGCGCAGTGCCAGAAGCGCAGGATCTCGACTTGATCGTCAGTCTCAGAAATCTGGCAAACAATTCTGTAACCCTTATGGAGCCAGTATCGGTAGGGAACTTCGGGATACTCTGGGCAGACTGGACCTGACAGGGGGTGCTTTCCAAGCATCCGTTCCGCCGCCTCGATCAACGAGTCACCCAATTTTGCTGCTGCATTCGGATCGAAACGGGAAATGTAAGAAACCGAATCGGCAAGATCACGGATGGATGTTGGTGCGAAGATTACGCGCCGATCCATTCCCTTAATTTCTTTTTGGAGGTATGCGAATCCATACCCTCACCATCACGGATTTCTCGGGATGCCTCCTCAATGCCAGCTAGGAAGGAAAGCTCGCGGATGATCGACAGCAGATCCGTGTTTTCGGGCAATTCACTGATCGCCGTGAGGGCCTGTTCTTTCGTGGTCATTGATGTTGATATACTCTTGAAAGATCGCATTCACAAGCGATTGGCAGACCGCTTCTCCGTTTCAGCGCGGGACACTTTTTTTAGTTGGCTGACTCCGCGGCGTGGGGGCGGTGACTTTCTCTGAGAGTTGAAGGGCTTCCACAGGCTGCGCGTGGGAAGTCACCGGGTGCTCTTCGAGTACAAGATGATAGGCGGCAAAAGAGCTGTCACCTGTGTTTTTGCGGGATCACGCCGCTTGATCTACGAGGTATTCCAGAGTCGGTTGACGGAGTGAAAATACCGCAAGATGTCTCCCGGATAACGCAGTGAGAGGAGCGCCTAGAAGTGTTTTTTCTCTCTTGCGTCTCGACACTCAGACGGCGGAAGGATACCACATTTAGGCTTCGATCTTAAACGAGACCCATGGACACCGCTCTGATCCTTCATTTTCTGACCACTCCGTTGGTGTTCCTTATTTGGACGACTTTCCTGAAGACCTTCATCCTGTTGAACGTGGTTCTCGGCGTCGTTTCGGTCACCGTGTTTGCCGAGCGCAAGGTCAGCGCCTTCATTCAGGACCGCACCGGCCCGAACCGAGTCGGTATTCCGATGACTCTCCTCGGGGGTAAAAAGGATATTCCTCTCTGGGGATTGGGCCAGATGATTGCCGATCCGGTGAAGCTCCTGACCAAGGAGAACTTCGTCCCAGCCGGTGTAAACAAGTTCTTCTTCTGGCTCGCTCCGAAGCTGGTCCTGCTCCCGCCTCTGTTGGTGCTGGCGGTGCTTCCCTTCGGCAGCTCGCTTTTCGGAGTCGAGATGACCATCGCCAATATCAATGTAGGCGTTCTCTTTATCTTCGCCGTCACTTCCCTCAGCGTCTACGGCATCACGATTGCCGGATGGGCCTCGAACTCGAAATTCCCGTTTATTGGAGGCATCCGTTCCTCTTCTCAGATGATCTCCTACGAGCTTTCGCTCGGCCTCTCGATCATCCCGATTTTTATGGTCTGCGGCACACTCAACATCAATGAGATCGTGGACTGGCAGATTAAGAATGGTTGGCTGGTGGCTCCCTACTGGCCGCATGGGTTCTCTCTGGATCAGCTCTTGCATCCCAAGGATCTGATCCACTCCCTGATTGCCGGCGTGAGTCTGGAACGTTTCCTGCTCTGGATTCCCATGATGGTCTCTTTCGTTATCTTCCTGGTTTCGATCTTCGCGGAGACGAACCGTCTCCCCTTTGATCTTCCTGAGGCCGAGCAGGAGCTCGTCGGCGGATACCATACCGAGTATTCCTCGATGAACTTCGCATCGTTCTTCCTCGGCGAATACGCCGCGATGTTCGCAGGTTCCGGGGCTATCGTCTCCATCTTCCTAGGAGGCTGGAGTCTGCCGATCATCCCAGATGGCTCTCACGGCTGGGTCTGGGGTCTGGTGAACATCGGGGCCTGGTTCGCAAAGGTGTCTGTTATTCTCCTCTTCATGATCTGGATCCGCTGGACACTTCCCCGCTTCCGGTATGATCAGCTGATGAAGCTTGGCTGGCTCGGTTTCTTCCCCATCGCGCTCTTCAATATTTTCCTCACTGCGATCATTCTCGCTGTCGTGCACCATTGATCATGGACATGATCGTTCATCACTAAACTTTCCAACCAAACCGATCCCATGGCTATCGTCGTCAATCGTCCCAAGCTGACCTTCGCGGAGAAGTGTTACCTGCCAGCGATCTTCGCGGGACTCGCGATCACCTGGAAGCACTTGAAAAGAGCCCTCTTCAACAAGGGAATCGTCACCATGCAGTATCCCGAGGAGAAATGGGATGCTAACCTGCCCGACTGGTACCGTGGTGCCCCCACGCTTGTCGTCGATGAGAATGGCAGAGAAAAATGTGTTTCTTGCCAGCTCTGCGAATTCATCTGCCCCCCCCGTGCGATCACCATCAAGCCGATGGAGATCCCCGAGAACGATAAATGGCGCAAGGTTGAGAAGCGTCCCGAGGAGTTCGACATCGACATGGCCCGCTGCATCTACTGCGGTCTCTGCGAGGAGGTCTGCCCCGAAGAAGCCATTTTCCTCCGCAAGGACTACTCCATCACAGGTCTCAATCGCGCCGAGATGGTCCATGACAAGAAGACGCTCTACAAGCTGGGCGGTGTCATGAAGGGTCTCACCTTCAAGTGGAACGAGCTGAAGTAACACCGATCCGAGGTTAAAAGAGTGAAAAAGATAGAAGCTTCTTCCCAATCCCCATTTCTTCCAATCTCCAGCTCTTAAATTCCTTCTGACTCAGGTTTTAGGTTTCAAGTTTCATCCTTCATAATTCATCTTTTCCGAACACCATGCTCCTCGCCGCCTTCTGGTTCTTTGCCACGCTGATGCTCCTCTTCAGCTTGAGCGTCGTCCTGCTGCGCAATCCCGTCTCCTGCGCCATGAGCCTGGTCATGTCCTTCATCTGCCTCGCGGCCCTCTACGTGACGCTTGATGCGACCTTCATCGGCGTCATCCAAGTGCTGGTCTATGCGGGTGCGGTGATGGTGCTCTTCCTTTTCATCATCATGCTTCTGGACCTGCGTGAGGAGAAGAGCCGCCGTCTGAACTTCGGCGTGACTCTCGGAGGCGTTCTGGTCGTGGCCGCCTTCCTCTCGATCATGACCCAAGTGATTCTATCCAACCCCGCCTTTGCTATCCCGACACCCACGATTGCAGGACCGCAGCTTTCGGACGTGAAGATGATCGGCATGACCCTCTTTCACTCCTTCCGGCTCCCCTTTGAGGTCATCGGCGTCCTCCTGCTCTCCGCTACGGTCGGAGTGGTTGTCCTGAGTCGCCGAACCCTCCGCTAAGCATCCTACACTCACACGCATGCCCACACTCGCCAATTATCTGATCGCCAGCGGGCTTCTCTTTGCCACCGGCCTCGGTGTCGTGATGCTCCGCCGCAGCATCATCGTGATCTTCATGGGTCTTGAGTTGATGCTCAATGCCGCGAATCTTTCGCTGGTGGCCTTCTCCCGCTACGGGCTCGTCTCGGGTCACCAGAACTACAATGCTCAGATCCTGGTTTTCTTCATCATCTCCGTGGCAGCTGCCGAGGTTGCCGTCGGACTTGCGATCATCGTCTCCCTCTACCGCGCTCGCCAGACCACCCATGTCGAGGATCTCGACACGCTGAAATTCTGACCACTTTTCTTTGATGAACCTCTCCACTATCGCCTGGATCACCCTTTTCGTACCGCTGGTTGCGGCGACGTTGATCCTTTTTGTGACCCGCGCAAGCAAGCCGCTTGCTGCCGGATTGGCCATCCTCTCCGCATTGATGACGACCGTCGGCGGGTGGATCCTCTTCGCCAAGAGTGCCGATGGGATTTACCATGGATTCAACTGGGTTGATTTCGGACAGACCTTGTCGATTCCCTTCGATCTGGCGCTCGATCCCCTGAGTCG
It encodes the following:
- the nuoK gene encoding NADH-quinone oxidoreductase subunit NuoK; this translates as MPTLANYLIASGLLFATGLGVVMLRRSIIVIFMGLELMLNAANLSLVAFSRYGLVSGHQNYNAQILVFFIISVAAAEVAVGLAIIVSLYRARQTTHVEDLDTLKF